In one Mesorhizobium australicum genomic region, the following are encoded:
- the ftsH gene encoding ATP-dependent zinc metalloprotease FtsH — protein MNKKHTFNIGYIVVALFLFSLFQLWLGYRDIAQLSYSDLMHAVEQGKVASVTITETMIQGQFKEPQDGKTVFVSARVDPNAAVAFEKAGVKVTGGTDSNWLTTILSWILPALIFFGLWMFLFRGIADRQGMGGLINIGKSKAKVYVERETGVTFNDVAGVDEAKVELMEIVSFLKDKDKYGRLGARIPKGILLVGPPGTGKTLMARAVAGEAKVPFFSISGSEFVEMFVGVGAARVRDLFEQARKAAPCIIFIDELDALGRARTPFSGYGGGDEKEQTLNQLLSELDGFDPRVGIVLLAATNRPEILDPALTRAGRFDRQVVLDRPDRKGREAILKVHMKAVKTAPGMNVGDIAGITPGFTGADLANLVNEAAIFATRRNADQVTMDDFTNAVERIVAGTERRGRLLKPDERERVAYHEMGHALAAATLTKTDPVHKVSIIPHSIGALGYTLQRPTDDRFLITTSELKERMTALLAGRAAEEIIYGEVSTGAADDLAKATDVARQSVTRFGMSEKIGQAVLEEERQQWLGDGGRLHPKDYSEATAREVDLAIREMIDEAYRAAKDLLRSRIDDLKAGARLLLERETITPDNFPPLQRGGGTAAAPETANEAG, from the coding sequence ATGAACAAGAAGCACACATTCAACATCGGCTACATTGTCGTCGCGCTATTTCTGTTCAGCCTCTTCCAGCTGTGGCTCGGCTATCGCGACATCGCCCAGCTTTCCTACAGCGACCTGATGCATGCAGTGGAGCAAGGCAAGGTCGCATCCGTCACCATCACTGAGACGATGATCCAGGGCCAGTTCAAGGAGCCGCAGGACGGCAAGACCGTCTTCGTTTCCGCACGGGTCGATCCCAATGCCGCGGTGGCCTTCGAGAAGGCCGGCGTGAAGGTGACGGGCGGCACGGACAGCAACTGGCTGACCACGATCCTGTCCTGGATCCTGCCGGCGCTGATCTTCTTCGGCCTCTGGATGTTCCTGTTTCGCGGCATCGCCGACCGGCAGGGCATGGGCGGGCTGATCAATATCGGCAAGTCGAAGGCCAAGGTCTATGTCGAGCGCGAAACCGGCGTGACGTTCAATGACGTGGCCGGCGTCGACGAGGCCAAGGTCGAATTAATGGAGATCGTGTCCTTCCTGAAGGACAAGGACAAATACGGCCGCCTCGGCGCGCGGATTCCCAAAGGTATCCTGCTGGTCGGGCCTCCTGGCACCGGCAAGACTCTGATGGCCCGTGCGGTCGCGGGAGAGGCGAAGGTGCCTTTCTTCTCCATTTCCGGGTCAGAGTTCGTCGAAATGTTCGTCGGCGTCGGAGCTGCCCGCGTGCGCGATCTGTTCGAACAGGCGCGCAAGGCCGCGCCCTGCATCATCTTCATCGATGAACTGGACGCGCTAGGCCGGGCACGCACCCCATTCTCGGGCTATGGCGGAGGCGATGAGAAGGAACAGACGCTCAACCAGCTTCTGTCGGAACTCGACGGTTTCGACCCACGCGTCGGCATCGTGCTCCTGGCCGCAACCAACCGACCGGAGATACTCGATCCGGCGCTGACCCGCGCCGGTCGCTTCGACCGGCAGGTGGTGCTGGACCGCCCCGACCGCAAGGGACGCGAGGCGATCCTCAAGGTGCACATGAAGGCCGTAAAGACGGCTCCCGGGATGAATGTCGGCGATATCGCCGGCATAACGCCCGGCTTCACCGGCGCCGATCTCGCCAACCTCGTCAACGAGGCCGCGATCTTCGCGACAAGACGCAACGCAGACCAGGTGACGATGGACGATTTCACCAATGCGGTAGAGCGCATCGTCGCGGGAACGGAAAGACGCGGCCGGCTGCTCAAGCCCGACGAGCGGGAGCGCGTCGCCTATCATGAGATGGGCCATGCCCTCGCGGCCGCCACTCTGACGAAGACCGATCCCGTGCACAAGGTCTCGATCATCCCCCACTCGATCGGCGCGCTCGGCTATACGCTGCAACGGCCGACCGACGACCGCTTCCTCATCACCACCAGCGAACTGAAGGAACGCATGACAGCGCTGCTCGCGGGACGCGCAGCCGAGGAGATTATCTATGGCGAGGTTTCGACCGGTGCAGCTGACGATCTCGCCAAGGCGACGGACGTCGCTCGCCAGAGCGTGACGCGCTTCGGCATGAGCGAGAAGATCGGCCAGGCCGTGCTTGAGGAGGAGCGGCAGCAGTGGCTGGGCGACGGCGGCCGCCTGCACCCGAAGGACTATTCGGAAGCGACCGCGCGCGAGGTCGACCTGGCCATACGCGAGATGATCGACGAGGCCTACCGCGCCGCCAAGGATCTGCTGCGATCCCGCATCGACGACCTGAAAGCCGGCGCACGCCTTCTGCTTGAGCGGGAGACCATCACTCCGGACAATTTCCCGCCGCTTCAACGCGGGGGCGGGACCGCCGCCGCTCCGGAGACGGCCAACGAAGCGGGATGA
- a CDS encoding amino acid ABC transporter ATP-binding protein has protein sequence MTSASAVSIRHVSKRFGDSEVLKDISLEVPPGATTCLIGPSGSGKSTLLRCVAFLEEASAGTILINGQPLGFADDGNGRRRLSPQSIHQVRSQVGMVFQQFNLWPHMTALGNVSEALVTVRGLKRSEAEERARAQLRHVGLEDRAKYYPSELSGGQQQRVAIARALAMEPSILLFDEPTSALDPELTGEVLNVMRKLAEEGMTMIVVTHEIGFAAGVGKLIAFLDHGQLLLHGSPQEVFGGQRHPRLLQFLQTYDRGIAHLGQHSD, from the coding sequence ATGACGTCTGCGTCCGCAGTCAGCATCCGCCATGTGTCGAAACGGTTCGGCGACAGCGAGGTGCTGAAGGATATCTCACTGGAGGTCCCGCCCGGCGCCACGACATGCCTGATCGGACCGTCCGGCTCGGGCAAGTCGACGCTGTTGCGCTGCGTCGCCTTTCTGGAGGAGGCCAGCGCGGGCACGATCCTGATCAACGGCCAGCCGCTTGGTTTCGCCGACGACGGCAACGGCCGCCGACGGCTAAGCCCGCAAAGCATCCATCAGGTGCGCTCGCAGGTGGGCATGGTCTTCCAGCAGTTCAATCTTTGGCCGCATATGACGGCGCTGGGCAATGTTTCCGAAGCGCTTGTCACGGTGCGCGGGTTGAAGCGTTCGGAGGCGGAAGAGCGCGCCAGGGCCCAGCTTCGCCATGTGGGCCTGGAGGACCGCGCGAAATACTATCCGTCCGAGCTTTCGGGCGGACAACAGCAGCGCGTGGCGATCGCCCGCGCGCTCGCCATGGAGCCCAGCATTCTCCTGTTCGATGAACCAACCTCGGCCTTGGATCCGGAACTGACCGGAGAGGTGTTGAACGTCATGCGCAAGCTTGCGGAGGAAGGCATGACCATGATCGTCGTGACACACGAGATCGGTTTCGCGGCAGGCGTCGGAAAGCTGATCGCGTTCCTCGACCATGGCCAACTTCTGCTGCATGGCTCGCCGCAAGAAGTCTTCGGCGGTCAGCGACACCCGCGGCTGTTACAATTCCTGCAGACATATGACCGCGGAATCGCCCATCTGGGCCAACACAGCGACTAA
- a CDS encoding universal stress protein, with the protein MPWRSSPGRKAPELKRVEPAQSRQAIFDRRQGAFVGTFYRFHSVCIEGIHMTYRSILVNIDIDGPVAPIVRAATDLAKRSNATLIGFCAADAPLPISGPGGEGLVMEAWQQMRDEIESSFKELREEFEALVAGAIKTEWRNALESPTRALARWSRMADLVVMAAQEGAATGNTYRVSDPGSVVLQAGRPLLVVAGGAEQIAARKIVVAWKDTREARRAVADAVPLLLSADEVTVVTVAAEGIEWARDGVADVVAFLARHGIKARCEVIVGSDDSGKLLEFFGSCQADLVVSGAFGHSRLREWAFGGVTRSLLDEVGRNRFMSS; encoded by the coding sequence ATGCCGTGGCGATCGTCGCCGGGACGCAAGGCACCCGAATTGAAGCGGGTTGAGCCTGCCCAATCGCGGCAAGCCATTTTTGATCGGCGTCAAGGTGCTTTTGTCGGCACCTTCTATCGTTTTCACAGCGTGTGCATTGAGGGCATTCACATGACCTACAGATCCATTCTCGTGAACATCGATATTGACGGTCCAGTCGCGCCGATCGTGAGGGCGGCAACAGACCTGGCGAAGCGCTCGAACGCTACTCTGATCGGCTTCTGTGCTGCCGACGCGCCCTTGCCGATATCCGGACCGGGAGGCGAAGGACTGGTGATGGAAGCGTGGCAGCAGATGAGGGACGAGATCGAGAGCAGTTTCAAGGAGCTGCGCGAGGAATTCGAGGCTCTTGTTGCCGGCGCGATCAAAACGGAATGGCGCAACGCCCTCGAAAGCCCGACGCGCGCCTTGGCCCGTTGGTCGCGAATGGCCGACCTCGTCGTCATGGCGGCGCAAGAGGGAGCGGCCACGGGCAATACATATCGTGTGTCCGACCCCGGAAGCGTCGTCCTGCAGGCGGGACGTCCACTGCTGGTCGTGGCCGGAGGTGCCGAACAGATAGCGGCCAGAAAGATCGTCGTTGCCTGGAAGGACACACGGGAAGCGCGTCGCGCGGTCGCGGATGCGGTGCCGCTGCTTCTGTCAGCTGACGAAGTGACCGTGGTCACTGTGGCCGCCGAGGGCATCGAGTGGGCTCGCGATGGGGTGGCGGACGTGGTCGCCTTCCTCGCGCGACATGGCATAAAGGCACGGTGCGAAGTGATCGTGGGTTCCGATGACAGCGGAAAGTTGCTCGAGTTCTTCGGCTCCTGCCAGGCAGATCTGGTCGTATCCGGCGCCTTTGGGCACAGCCGGCTGCGGGAATGGGCATTCGGAGGGGTGACACGGTCGCTGCTCGACGAAGTCGGACGCAATCGTTTCATGTCGAGCTGA
- a CDS encoding amino acid ABC transporter permease, with the protein MSLDFGLMAAQMPAILAGLRITLLIWIASTLLGFALGFAIAAGRRFGPRPLALALRAIAEVLRGTPFLVQIFLLYFGGPFVGIRLEPIPAGLIGLTIYASAYFSEIFRAGFNAVPKGHIEAAECLGLTQSQIVRRIFVPEMTVLVLPQCVNWAILLMKETAVLSVIAVPEMTAVISTLGSQQYAFVEALFLLAVFYWVLVELCGRLGQYGEKRLSKYRFAV; encoded by the coding sequence ATGAGCCTCGATTTCGGGCTGATGGCAGCGCAGATGCCCGCCATCCTGGCCGGATTGCGCATAACCTTGCTGATCTGGATCGCGTCGACGCTGCTCGGCTTCGCTCTCGGCTTCGCGATTGCGGCCGGCCGTCGGTTCGGGCCAAGGCCCCTCGCCCTGGCACTGCGCGCCATCGCGGAAGTGCTGCGCGGCACGCCGTTCCTGGTGCAGATATTCCTGCTCTATTTCGGCGGACCTTTCGTCGGCATCAGGCTCGAGCCCATACCGGCCGGTCTGATCGGCCTCACCATCTATGCGTCCGCCTATTTCAGCGAGATTTTCCGGGCAGGATTCAACGCGGTTCCGAAAGGACATATCGAGGCGGCCGAATGCCTGGGGCTGACGCAGTCGCAGATCGTGCGGCGCATCTTCGTGCCGGAAATGACGGTGCTGGTGCTGCCGCAATGCGTAAACTGGGCGATCCTCCTGATGAAGGAGACCGCGGTCCTGTCCGTGATTGCGGTGCCCGAGATGACGGCGGTCATCAGCACGCTCGGCTCGCAGCAATATGCCTTTGTCGAAGCCCTGTTCCTGCTTGCGGTGTTCTACTGGGTGCTGGTCGAACTCTGCGGCCGGCTCGGCCAATATGGCGAGAAGCGCCTTTCCAAATACAGGTTCGCGGTATGA
- a CDS encoding amino acid ABC transporter permease, whose protein sequence is MTMRLFELMLVAAGRTIVISAISIMLGLLIGLCVCAAKLSTRRLLSVPAGIFISFFRGVPLIVQLLLIYNLLPQLGLFVPSVIAAVIGLSLCTASYQAENLRGGFLSVPKGLVEAGDMLGMTPWQQFLRIRAPIALRLTVPALVNEAILILKASSLISVVGVIELTRMAQNLSASTYKPLLFYSVAGGLYLVINWAVAGGGTVAERFMKVGRI, encoded by the coding sequence ATGACGATGCGGCTATTCGAGCTGATGCTGGTGGCCGCCGGGCGCACCATCGTCATCAGCGCCATATCGATCATGCTCGGCCTGCTCATCGGGCTTTGCGTGTGCGCGGCGAAATTGTCCACCCGCCGCCTTCTGTCGGTCCCGGCCGGCATATTCATCAGCTTCTTCCGCGGCGTGCCGCTGATCGTGCAACTGCTGCTGATCTACAATCTGCTTCCGCAACTCGGGCTGTTCGTGCCGAGCGTGATCGCGGCGGTGATCGGCCTGTCGCTATGCACTGCCTCCTACCAGGCCGAAAATTTGCGCGGGGGCTTCCTGAGCGTTCCCAAGGGGCTGGTGGAGGCGGGCGACATGCTGGGCATGACGCCGTGGCAGCAGTTCCTGCGCATCCGCGCGCCAATCGCGCTGCGGCTGACCGTTCCCGCGCTGGTCAATGAGGCGATCCTGATCCTCAAGGCTTCGTCGCTGATCTCCGTCGTCGGCGTCATCGAACTGACCCGAATGGCGCAGAACCTGTCTGCGTCCACTTACAAGCCGCTCCTGTTCTACTCGGTCGCCGGCGGACTCTACCTCGTCATCAACTGGGCCGTGGCCGGTGGCGGCACGGTCGCGGAGCGCTTCATGAAGGTCGGCCGCATATGA
- the argF gene encoding ornithine carbamoyltransferase: MPVNLHGRDVLTLDDFSGSEIRYLLRLAGDLKAAKQAGTEVPRLIRKNIALIFEKDSTRTRSGFEVAAYDQGAHVTYIGPSGSHIGHKESMKDTARVLGRMYDAIEYRGFGQRQAELLATYAGVPVYNGLTNEAHPTQILADFMTMREFTHKHLSDMTVTFVGEGRDNVAQSLAIGAAKLGMDMRIASPRELWPEDQFVAHVRGLAERSGGRFRLDEDVKASVEGADFIYTDVWLSMGEDESGWGERIKLLTPYRVTRELMAATGNPFTKFMHCLPAFHDTETEVGQHIASKYGIDCMEVEDAVFESEASIVFDQAENRMHTIKAILVATIGG, encoded by the coding sequence ATGCCTGTCAATCTTCACGGCCGCGACGTGCTGACGCTCGACGATTTCTCCGGATCGGAGATCCGCTACCTGCTGCGCCTTGCCGGTGACCTGAAGGCCGCGAAGCAGGCGGGCACAGAGGTGCCGCGGCTGATCCGCAAGAACATCGCCCTCATCTTCGAGAAGGATTCCACCCGCACCCGTTCCGGTTTCGAGGTGGCTGCCTACGACCAGGGCGCACACGTGACCTATATTGGCCCGTCGGGCAGCCATATCGGTCACAAGGAATCGATGAAGGATACCGCCCGCGTGCTCGGGCGCATGTATGACGCGATCGAGTATCGGGGCTTCGGCCAGCGCCAGGCCGAGTTGTTGGCGACCTATGCCGGCGTGCCGGTCTACAACGGGCTGACCAATGAGGCGCATCCCACTCAGATTCTCGCGGATTTCATGACGATGCGCGAGTTTACGCACAAGCATCTGTCGGACATGACGGTCACCTTCGTCGGCGAAGGGCGGGATAATGTCGCCCAGTCGCTCGCCATCGGTGCGGCCAAGCTTGGCATGGATATGCGCATAGCCTCGCCGCGCGAACTTTGGCCGGAAGACCAGTTCGTCGCCCACGTCAGGGGACTTGCGGAGCGCAGCGGTGGCCGCTTCAGGCTCGACGAGGACGTGAAGGCAAGCGTCGAGGGCGCCGACTTCATCTATACGGACGTGTGGCTCTCCATGGGAGAGGATGAGAGCGGCTGGGGCGAGCGCATCAAGCTGCTCACGCCCTATCGCGTCACGCGCGAACTGATGGCGGCCACCGGAAATCCGTTCACCAAATTCATGCACTGCCTGCCCGCCTTCCATGACACCGAGACGGAGGTCGGACAGCACATCGCGAGCAAGTACGGCATCGATTGCATGGAGGTGGAAGACGCGGTCTTCGAGTCGGAGGCCTCGATCGTCTTCGATCAGGCCGAAAACCGCATGCACACGATCAAGGCGATCCTCGTCGCCACGATCGGCGGCTGA
- the mgtA gene encoding magnesium-translocating P-type ATPase — translation MQSGLSSRQTGHAGSSYWSIPSKKLLTDLRSQPKGLSADEAGLRLREAGLNRIGTRGAGTAVGTFIRQFRSPLVLILIFAAVVSAFVGEGSEAAIIGVIVLASCILSFTQEHGASRAMEALKARIGRKALVLRDGHETQVAAEEIVPGDVVRLSAGNLVPADGILLEARDFNVSESALTGETFPVVKAPGVSAPDAQIGQRSNAVFTGTSVRSGTATMLAVATGSNTEFAGIAATIAHTAPETEFARGIRRFGYLMTEIMLAIVILVFFANLLLDRPAVDSLLFSLALAVGLTPELLPAIISVTLARGARTMAANGVIVRRLDAIENLGSMDLLCTDKTGTLTEGVIRLDGCMDADGANSAQVRLWALLNATLQAGMANPLDEAISSGKTDGDRLGDYVKVDEIPYDFVRKRLSIIVREPSSPEVLMICKGAVSNVLEVCSSVVGEGGTRPLDETRAKAIDDRMRSWSTQGYRVLGLAIRHLSAKSSYGRDDERELSFAGFLLFLDPPKTGMAETLKALDARGIKVKMITGDNCYVAAHLAETIGLPHHNLLTGDELAKLTKEGLFGRAARTDIFAEIDPNQKERIIAALRRRGHVVGYLGDGINDAPALHEADIGISVDGAVDVAREAADMILLKRDLDVVLRGVDDGRATFANTMKYIAITTSANFGNMISMALASLALPFLPLLAPQILLNNFLSDVPSLAIATDRVDPDQTRTPQHWNIGYVRRFMVAFGLVSSAFDFVTFGFLILVASATEEMFQTGWFVESLITELAIVLIVRTRKAFWRSRPSATLSWLTLAVGLFAIAIPYLPGADWFGFVPLPASITAGLVVITLAYLVASEATKHWFFARERRHATRRRRP, via the coding sequence ATGCAGTCCGGACTTTCATCGCGACAGACAGGACATGCCGGGTCGTCCTACTGGTCGATACCGTCGAAGAAGCTCCTGACGGATCTGCGATCTCAGCCCAAAGGGCTTTCTGCCGACGAGGCAGGCCTCCGATTGCGGGAAGCGGGCCTGAACAGGATCGGCACCAGAGGCGCCGGCACGGCGGTCGGCACGTTCATACGGCAGTTCCGCAGCCCGCTTGTCCTGATCCTGATCTTCGCGGCGGTCGTCTCCGCTTTCGTCGGCGAAGGCAGCGAAGCCGCCATCATCGGGGTGATCGTGCTGGCGAGCTGCATTCTCTCCTTCACCCAGGAGCATGGGGCCTCGCGCGCCATGGAGGCGCTGAAGGCTCGGATCGGGCGCAAGGCCCTTGTGCTTCGCGACGGACACGAGACGCAGGTCGCAGCCGAGGAGATCGTGCCCGGCGACGTGGTCAGGCTTTCCGCAGGCAATCTCGTGCCTGCCGACGGCATCCTGCTCGAAGCGCGCGATTTCAACGTCAGCGAGTCGGCGCTCACGGGCGAGACGTTCCCGGTCGTCAAGGCGCCGGGGGTCTCTGCGCCGGACGCGCAGATCGGCCAGCGCAGCAATGCGGTCTTCACCGGCACGTCGGTGCGCAGTGGTACCGCTACGATGCTCGCAGTGGCCACCGGATCGAATACGGAATTCGCCGGCATCGCCGCCACGATCGCCCATACGGCGCCCGAGACCGAATTCGCGCGGGGCATCCGCCGGTTCGGCTATTTGATGACCGAGATCATGCTGGCGATCGTGATCCTGGTCTTCTTCGCCAACCTCCTGCTCGACCGGCCGGCAGTGGACTCGCTTCTGTTTTCGCTCGCCCTCGCCGTCGGCCTGACCCCCGAACTGCTGCCCGCGATCATCAGCGTCACGCTGGCGCGGGGCGCCCGCACCATGGCGGCGAACGGCGTCATCGTGCGGCGGCTCGACGCGATCGAGAACCTCGGCAGCATGGACCTTCTGTGCACCGACAAGACCGGCACGCTGACCGAGGGCGTCATCCGGCTCGACGGCTGCATGGACGCCGACGGGGCGAACTCGGCGCAGGTCCGGCTCTGGGCGCTGCTCAATGCGACGCTGCAGGCGGGAATGGCCAACCCGCTGGACGAAGCCATCTCCTCCGGCAAGACGGACGGCGACCGCTTGGGCGACTACGTCAAGGTCGACGAGATTCCCTACGATTTCGTCCGCAAGCGGTTGTCTATCATAGTGCGCGAACCTTCGTCGCCGGAGGTGTTGATGATCTGCAAGGGCGCTGTGTCAAACGTTCTAGAGGTCTGCTCGTCCGTGGTCGGAGAGGGTGGAACCCGGCCTTTGGACGAGACACGGGCCAAGGCGATCGACGATCGGATGCGCAGCTGGAGCACGCAAGGCTACCGCGTGCTTGGGCTCGCGATCCGCCATCTGTCGGCGAAAAGCTCCTACGGCCGCGACGACGAGCGCGAGCTTTCGTTCGCGGGTTTCCTCCTCTTCCTCGATCCGCCGAAGACCGGCATGGCCGAGACGCTTAAGGCGCTCGACGCACGGGGCATCAAGGTGAAGATGATCACCGGCGACAACTGCTACGTCGCCGCGCACCTGGCAGAGACCATCGGCCTGCCGCATCACAACCTTCTAACAGGCGACGAGCTTGCGAAGCTCACCAAGGAAGGCCTGTTCGGCCGCGCCGCGCGAACCGACATCTTCGCGGAGATCGACCCGAACCAGAAGGAACGGATCATCGCGGCGCTGCGGCGGCGAGGCCATGTCGTCGGCTATCTCGGCGACGGCATCAACGACGCGCCGGCGCTGCATGAGGCCGACATCGGAATTTCCGTCGACGGCGCGGTGGATGTGGCGCGCGAGGCCGCCGACATGATCCTGCTCAAGCGCGACCTCGACGTCGTGTTGCGCGGTGTGGACGACGGCCGCGCCACCTTTGCCAACACGATGAAATACATCGCCATCACCACCAGCGCCAATTTCGGCAACATGATCTCGATGGCCCTCGCCTCGCTGGCACTGCCCTTCCTGCCGCTGCTCGCGCCGCAGATCCTGCTCAACAACTTCCTGTCTGACGTGCCATCGCTGGCGATCGCGACGGACAGGGTCGATCCCGACCAGACCCGGACCCCGCAGCACTGGAACATCGGCTATGTCCGCCGGTTCATGGTCGCGTTCGGGCTCGTCAGCTCCGCGTTCGATTTCGTGACGTTCGGCTTCCTGATCCTCGTCGCGAGCGCCACCGAGGAGATGTTCCAGACGGGATGGTTCGTGGAATCGCTGATCACGGAACTCGCGATCGTGCTTATCGTGCGCACCCGCAAGGCGTTCTGGCGCAGCCGCCCAAGCGCGACGCTGTCATGGCTGACGTTGGCGGTCGGGCTCTTCGCCATCGCCATTCCCTACTTGCCGGGCGCGGACTGGTTCGGCTTCGTGCCCCTGCCGGCCTCCATCACGGCCGGCCTTGTGGTAATCACTCTCGCCTATCTCGTCGCCTCGGAAGCAACGAAGCACTGGTTCTTCGCCCGCGAGCGCCGACATGCGACGAGGAGGAGACGTCCTTGA
- a CDS encoding transporter substrate-binding domain-containing protein yields MHKRFFLKAVLGLAILSAASLPALAESALDRVKAAGVLKVGTETAFAPFDFIDEAGEHTGLNVDVFAEVGKELGVKIEWVELPWDGVLPALEAGQFDMVAGPATITKARLERYRFLSPVAEATVAFLKGKSEVDITKPEDLAGKTVGAGKATAQLAQIQEYSKTLSTPIETREYVSFNEAYADLAAGRIAAVGNSLPNIAFVASKQPDVFEVVLPPFGKKSYFGFIGTKKPDDQPLLDAVQAALVKMKGDGRMAELQKKWFGTSFDTPDEVPEPNF; encoded by the coding sequence ATGCATAAGCGTTTCTTCCTCAAAGCAGTGCTTGGGCTGGCCATCCTGTCCGCCGCATCGCTGCCCGCGCTGGCAGAAAGCGCGCTGGATCGGGTCAAGGCCGCTGGCGTCCTGAAGGTCGGCACGGAAACGGCTTTCGCGCCTTTCGACTTCATCGATGAAGCCGGCGAGCATACCGGCCTCAACGTCGATGTTTTCGCGGAAGTCGGCAAGGAACTGGGCGTGAAGATCGAGTGGGTCGAGCTGCCGTGGGACGGCGTTCTGCCCGCGCTGGAGGCTGGCCAGTTCGACATGGTCGCGGGCCCGGCCACCATCACCAAAGCGCGCCTCGAGCGCTATCGGTTCCTTTCCCCCGTCGCCGAGGCAACGGTCGCCTTCCTGAAGGGCAAAAGCGAAGTCGATATCACCAAGCCCGAGGATCTGGCGGGCAAGACGGTTGGCGCCGGCAAGGCGACCGCGCAGCTCGCCCAGATCCAGGAGTACAGCAAGACGCTCTCGACCCCGATCGAAACGCGGGAATATGTCAGTTTTAACGAGGCGTATGCCGACTTGGCTGCCGGCCGCATCGCAGCCGTCGGAAATTCGCTGCCGAACATCGCCTTCGTCGCATCGAAGCAACCCGACGTGTTCGAAGTCGTCCTGCCGCCCTTCGGCAAGAAATCCTATTTCGGCTTTATCGGCACCAAGAAGCCCGATGACCAGCCGTTGCTCGATGCGGTGCAGGCCGCCCTGGTGAAGATGAAGGGGGACGGCCGCATGGCCGAGCTTCAGAAGAAGTGGTTCGGCACCAGCTTCGACACGCCGGATGAAGTTCCGGAGCCGAACTTCTGA
- the arcC gene encoding carbamate kinase gives MRIVAALGGNALLKRGEPMTAERQRANIRKAASVLAELVGLGHSLVITHGNGPQVGLLALQAAASPEPAFPLDVLDAESAGMIGYVLQQELANVIKDRLFATLLTQVKVDPHDPAFGRPTKPIGPVYDEATARKLAAERGWQIAPDNDKWRRVVASPKPETILEAQVLTFLIDHRVIVICAGGGGIPVVELDNGSITGVEAVIDKDLASSLLARQIEADFLLMLTDVDAVYIDWGKPNAHALGHVKASDLSVVEFAAGSMRPKIEAAVEFASMAGKPAAIGRLEDAVAIVAGTQGTRIEAG, from the coding sequence ATGCGCATCGTCGCGGCGCTCGGTGGCAATGCCCTGCTCAAGCGGGGCGAGCCAATGACAGCCGAAAGACAGCGCGCCAACATCAGGAAGGCTGCGTCGGTGCTCGCCGAACTTGTCGGCCTTGGCCACTCGTTGGTGATCACACACGGCAACGGCCCGCAGGTGGGTCTGCTTGCCCTCCAGGCGGCGGCTTCCCCCGAACCAGCCTTTCCGCTCGACGTGCTCGATGCCGAAAGCGCCGGAATGATCGGCTACGTCCTTCAGCAGGAGCTTGCCAATGTCATCAAGGACCGGCTCTTCGCCACACTGCTGACGCAGGTGAAGGTCGACCCGCACGATCCAGCGTTCGGCAGGCCGACGAAGCCCATCGGGCCCGTCTATGACGAAGCCACGGCACGGAAGCTCGCGGCCGAACGAGGCTGGCAGATCGCGCCGGACAACGACAAATGGCGCCGTGTCGTCGCTTCGCCGAAGCCGGAGACGATCCTCGAGGCCCAGGTGCTCACCTTCCTGATCGACCACCGCGTGATTGTCATCTGTGCGGGCGGCGGCGGCATCCCCGTCGTCGAGCTGGACAATGGCAGCATCACCGGGGTCGAGGCAGTCATCGATAAGGATCTCGCCTCGTCGCTCCTGGCGCGGCAGATCGAAGCGGACTTTCTCCTCATGCTGACCGATGTGGACGCTGTCTATATCGATTGGGGTAAGCCGAACGCCCACGCGCTTGGTCATGTGAAGGCCTCCGATCTGTCGGTAGTCGAATTCGCGGCCGGCTCCATGCGGCCGAAGATCGAAGCGGCGGTCGAGTTCGCAAGCATGGCCGGCAAGCCCGCTGCCATCGGAAGGCTCGAAGATGCCGTGGCGATCGTCGCCGGGACGCAAGGCACCCGAATTGAAGCGGGTTGA